One segment of Drosophila ananassae strain 14024-0371.13 chromosome 3R, ASM1763931v2, whole genome shotgun sequence DNA contains the following:
- the LOC26514669 gene encoding UDP-glucosyltransferase 2, whose product MVRFSVKVLLAVVLLQFLGSAESANILGIFTVPQPSHVIVHMSLAKVLAERGHNLTIITSIEPPVKHKNFNIIRVPHSKDEERDLNEALVNMAKIDGGVLSQLINMPKFLDVNLRIMTSALRDPRVVDLYENKDNHFDLVIAGYFMNNFQLGLAQKLKVPVILSFSQQPVEFMATMVGNPRSLSHVPGMLTAVEKGQVMTFFQRFHTQAISWLQRIWLAQYDYNNGKIYRSLYGNDPLMAAYEDLSKNITLMFFNSHALSEGPIRPNVPAAIEIGGIQIKNKPDPLPPNMAEFLGNATEGAILLSLGSNLKGSHLTPDMVQIMFRVLSNLPQRVIWKWDDLKNTPGTAENILYSKWLPQDDILAHPSIKLFITHAGKGGTAESQYHGKPMLAIPFFGDQPGNAGTLVKAGYGLSISSLELNEEKFRSNIVRILEDPSFTNNVKAFSDLYRDRPLTAQETVIYWTEYVLRHHGASHLQSPVVHMCFIAAHNIDIYFSLILIIAIIIIFTKLIFKLCKTKISNAKNPKIKKN is encoded by the exons ATGGTTAGATTTTCGGTAAAAGTGTTGCTCGCTGTGGTCCTCTTACAATTTCTAGGATCTGCGGAAAGTGCTAATATCCTGGGAATCTTTACCGTGCCACAACCATCACATGTTATTGTGCACATGTCCCTGGCAAAGGTCCTGGCGGAAAGGGGACACAACTTGACGATCATAACGTCCATTGAACCTCCGGTTAAGCACAAGAATTTTAACATCATCCGAGTGCCACACTCCAAGGACGAAGAACGAGACCTCAACGAGGCACTAGTCAACATGGCCAAAATAGACGGCGGAGTGCTGTCCCAGCTCATTAACATGCCAAAGTTTTTGGATGTCAATTTACGGATAATGACGAGCGCTTTGCGAGATCCGCGAGTCGTAGACCTTTATGAGAACAAGGACAACCATTTCGACCTAGTCATTGCAGGATACTTCATGAACAACTTCCAGCTGGGTCTGGCCCAAAAACTGAAAGTTCCTGTAATTCTGTCCTTCTCCCAGCAACCTGTGGAGTTCATGGCCACAATGGTGGGCAATCCTAGATCCCTGTCGCATGTTCCTGGAATGTTGACTGCAGTGGAAAAAGGCCAAGTTATGACGTTTTTTCAAAGATTCCACACGCAAGCCATCAGCTGGCTACAAAGGATTTGGCTGGCGCAGTACGACTATAACAATGGCAAAATCTATAG ATCTCTGTATGGGAATGATCCTTTAATGGCCGCCTACGAGGATCTTTCAAAAAACATAACACTGATGTTTTTCAACTCGCATGCCTTAAGTGAGGGACCAATTAGACCTAATGTTCCAGCTGCCATTGAGATTGGTGGCattcaaatcaaaaataagcCAGATCCTCTCCCTCCTAATATGGCAGAATTTCTGGGAAATGCTACTGAAGGTGCTATTCTCCTAAGTCTCGGTTCCAACTTAAAGGGATCTCATCTCACTCCAGATATGGTACAGATTATGTTCAGAGTGCTTTCTAACCTTCCACAGCGAGTGATTTGGAAGTGGGACGATCTGAAGAACACTCCAGGAACAGCGGAGAATATTCTGTACTCCAAGTGGCTGCCACAAGACGATATTCTAGCTCATCCGAGTATAAAACTTTTTATAACTCATGCCGGGAAGGGAGGTACTGCCGAATCCCAATATCACGGAAAACCAATGCTGGCTATTCCCTTTTTTGGCGACCAGCCTGGCAATGCCGGAACTTTGGTGAAAGCCGGATACGGACTTAGTATATCTTCCTTGGAGTTGAATGAAGAGAAGTTCCGAAGCAACATCGTTAGGATTCTGGAAGATCCATCTTTTACCAACAATGTAAAGGCCTTTTCCGACCTCTACCGTGACAGACCGCTCACGGCTCAAGAAACCGTGATATATTGGACTGAATACGTCCTGCGACACCACGGAGCTTCTCATCTACAGAGTCCTGTGGTTCACATGTGCTTTATAGCTGCCCACAATATAGATATCTACTTTAGTTTAATACTTATCATTgcaattattataatattcactaaattaattttcaaacttTGCAAAACCAAAATTAGTAATGCTAAGAacccaaaaatcaaaaagaatTAG
- the LOC26514837 gene encoding probable fumarate hydratase, mitochondrial yields MSFDQKEIFSLMYKLARLIVPDTRVEYDAQGAIHVPLDRMYGPLTMRSLTKFPIGGTEERMPRSVIRAMGMVKKAAAESNKVNGMEERLCDAISEACDEVISGKLYDEEHFPLVIWQSGSGDHTNCNVNEVIANRAIKILGGLMGTKEPVDPIEHVNLGQSAHDTFATAVRVAVAMDLQEKLYPSLRMFAELLGKKSEEWKDIIKTGRTHLMDAVPLTLGQEFSGYQQQICNGRCRLDGSLSRLYKLPIGGTFVGTGYSTVKGFNERCAKRLAELSFLPFVCSPNCFESMSSCDALVELHGELNTIAVSTMKIANDIRFLASGPRCGLGELILPENEPGSSIMPGKVNPTQCEAMTMICAQIMGNDAAISIGGASGHFQLNTFLPMIVSNVLRSITLLGDGINSFCVNCLKGAEPNKDRIASNMMESLMLVTALSPHIGYEKAAAIAMAAHQNGTTLRKECTKAGIDKQDYDHWVCPEKMLSPE; encoded by the exons atgtCGTTCGATCAAAAGGAGATTTTCAGTTTAATGTACAAGCTGGCCCGGCTCATAGTCCCGGACACCCGAGTTGAATATGATGCCCAGGGAGCAATCCATGTCCCCCTGGATCGTATGTATGGTCCACTCACCATGAGATCCTTGACAAAATTTCCGATTGGCGGAACCGAAGAACGAATGCCT CGTTCGGTAATCAGAGCCATGGGAATGGTGAAGAAGGCCGCCGCCGAGTCGAACAAGGTCAACGGAATGGAGGAACGTCTGTGCGATGCCATATCGGAGGCCTGTGACGAAGTCATCTCCGGAAAACTGTACGACGAGGAGCACTTTCCGTTGGTGATTTGGCAGTCGGGTTCGGGGGACCATACCAATTGCAATGTGAACGAGGTAATTGCCAATCGGGCCATCAAGATCCTGGGCGGACTGATGGGAACAAAGGAGCCAGTCGATCCCATTGAGCACGTCAACTTGGGCCAGAGCGCCCACGACACCTTCGCCACTGCGGTTCGGGTTGCTGTGGCCATGGACTTGCAGGAGAAGCTGTATCCGTCCCTCAGGATGTTTGCCGAGTTGTTGGGTAAAAAATCAGAGGAGTGGAAAGACATAATCAAGACGGGACGCACTCATTTGATGGACGCAGTACCACTGACCCTGGGCCAAGAGTTCAGTGGCTATCAGCAGCAGATATGCAATGGAAGATGCCGCCTGGACGGATCTTTATCTAGATTGTATAAGCTTCCCATTGGAGGTACCTTTGTGGGCACGGGTTACAGCACCGTGAAGGGATTCAACGAGAGGTGCGCCAAGCGGTTAGCCGAGTTGAGCTTCCTGCCATTTGTGTGTTCTCCGAACTGCTTCGAGTCGATGTCCAGCTGCGATGCCTTGGTGGAGCTTCACGGGGAACTCAACACCATAGCCGTTAGTACGATGAAAATAGCAAATGACATTCGCTTCCTGGCATCGGGACCGCGATGTGGTCTGGGCGAGCTGATTCTGCCAGAGAACGAGCCGGGCAGCTCGATCATGCCGGGGAAGGTGAATCCCACCCAGTGCGAGGCCATGACCATGATCTGTGCCCAGATCATGGGCAATGATGCAGCCATTAGCATTGGCGGCGCTTCCGGACACTTTCAACTAAACACCTTTCTGCCCATGATCGTCTCGAATGTCCTGCGTTCGATCACCCTTCTGGGCGATGGCATCAATTCCTTCTGCGTGAACTGCCTGAAGGGTGCCGAACCGAACAAGGACAGAATTGCCTCCAACATGATGGAGTCCCTGATGCTCGTCACTGCCTTGAGTCCACATATCGGGTATGAGAAGGCCGCCGCAATTGCAATGGCTGCCCACCAGAATGGCACCACTTTGCGGAAGGAGTGCACCAAAGCGGGAATAGATAAACAGGACTACGACCACTGGGTCTGTCCTGAGAAAATGTTGAGTCCCGAATAG
- the LOC6498553 gene encoding UDP-glycosyltransferase UGT5, which produces MRIISGALSIVITLLSILASGQCANILGIFTVPMASHTIVHLSVAKVLAERGHNLTIVTLFDLPVKHEDFTVIQVPPSKEDEQQLNEVIGEATATANNGFLAAFLNAPKFLNILLRIMENAIRDPRVKALYENKNNKFDLMISGYLNNDFQLGIARKLKVPVIAAFPQQPLEFIASVVGNPSSLSSVPGMLTSAEKGKVMSLGQRFLEVLFSWGHSAVQKLMEHGNKKRYRSLFSDDPSMPEYEDLSKNISLMFFNSYGLSDGPIRPNVPAVVEIGGIQIKDQPDPLPPNMAEFLGNATEGAILLSLGSNIKGSHLTPEMVQSIFRVLSNLPQLVIWKWDDLKNTPGTANNILYSKWLPQDDILAHPSIKLFITHAGKGGTAESQYHGKPMLAIPFFGDQPGNAASLVKSGYGLSLSTSELNEENFLSSIVRILEDPSFTNNVKAFSELYRDRPLTAKETVIYWTEYVLRHRGAPHMQSPLVHMSFIAAHNLDIYFLIAFIVYLLVIMIKFICRLCKRKPYKVGKQKVKKN; this is translated from the exons ATGCGAATAATTTCGGGAGCGCTCTCTATCGTAATAACTCTATTGAGTATATTAGCTTCCGGACAATGTGCCAATATCCTGGGAATCTTTACGGTGCCCATGGCCTCCCATACCATTGTGCATCTGTCGGTGGCCAAGGTCCTGGCAGAAAGGGGTCATAACCTGACGATCGTAACGCTCTTCGATCTGCCAGTTAAGCACGAGGACTTCACAGTTATTCAAGTGCCTCCTTCCAAGGAGGACGAACAGCAACTGAACGAGGTTATCGGTGAAGCAACCGCGACGGCTAACAATGGCTTTCTCGCCGCCTTTCTCAATGCTCCAAAGTTCTTAAATATACTTTTACGGATAATGGAAAACGCCATACGAGATCCGCGGGTCAAGGCCCTttacgaaaacaaaaacaacaagttCGATTTGATGATCTCCGGATATCTTAATAACGATTTTCAGTTGGGAATCGCCCGAAAATTGAAGGTGCCCGTCATCGCCGCCTTTCCTCAACAGCCTCTGGAGTTTATTGCCTCTGTCGTGGGCAATCCCAGTTCCTTGTCCTCTGTCCCGGGCATGTTGACTTCTGCGGAGAAGGGTAAGGTCATGTCCTTGGGCCAGAGGTTCTTGgaagtgctcttcagttggGGACATAGTGCAGTTCAAAAATTAATGGAACATGGCAACAAAAAGCGTTACAG ATCACTGTTCAGCGATGATCCTTCAATGCCTGAGTATGAGGATCtatcaaaaaatataagtCTGATGTTTTTTAACTCATATGGACTTAGCGATGGACCCATACGACCCAATGTCCCAGCTGTCGTTGAAATTGGAGGAATTCAAATTAAAGACCAGCCAGATCCCCTCCCTCCAAATATGGCAGAGTTTCTGGGAAATGCCACTGAAGGTGCCATTCTCCTAAGCCTGGGTTCCAACATAAAAGGATCTCATCTCACTCCAGAAATGGTTCAAAGCATATTCAGAGTGCTTTCTAACCTTCCCCAGCTAGTGATTTGGAAGTGGGACGACCTGAAGAACACTCCAGGAACAGCAAACAATATTCTCTACTCCAAGTGGCTGCCACAAGACGATATTCTAGCTCATCCGAGTATTAAACTTTTTATAACTCATGCCGGGAAGGGAGGCACTGCCGAATCCCAATATCACGGAAAACCAATGCTGGCTATTCCCTTTTTTGGCGACCAGCCTGGAAATGCAGCATCTTTAGTGAAATCTGGGTACGGACTTAGTTTATCTACTTCGGAGTTAAATGAGGAGAATTTCCTAAGCAGCATTGTTAGGATTCTAGAGGATCCATCTTTTACCAACAATGTTAAGGCCTTTTCTGAGCTTTACCGTGACAGACCTCTTACGGCAAAAGAAACAGTGATATATTGGACTGAGTACGTCCTGCGACATCGTGGAGCTCCTCACATGCAGAGTCCCCTTGTCCATATGAGCTTCATAGCTGCTCATAAtttagatatatattttttgatagcttttattgtttatttgctGGTAATTATGATTAAATTCATCTGTAGACTGTGTAAACGGAAGCCTTATAAAGTCGGAAAAcaaaaagttaagaaaaactaa
- the LOC6498551 gene encoding aladin yields MEQLDFGREFREASFGDGNANNQRNRSTIYRILKVIVHVFYELKKWISFMIEWFEIIANVPLNYLKEKKIIVHPDTLAEFNQSRGWKTAVYKGVEFHPNCPYELMALLTYHDIVVLHDERSIAPTKFSAYEQKNATCMAFRPWSHGYELAVGCAAGIFLWTSNVRSCPDFEIRDKQTRTRMQLLKDDGHVYVTSLQWNEDGTTLVSSSLGTNHIIMWDPDSRQKLRLIPHPGNGCSFFLLKYTPNFRALLCGQCDVGASLCVVGGRSNWRRFQVLTEHKIQTAGWTCCSTYILFVDKGSTILYSCKADEEMEVFLQPEPSWTLEKVTDLKEITTIYGEKREGGEPHTIVMDPFGIYIAIIFKDQPFVLLALLISPRGSRLIFRPLEYICYEVEEADKSDNDIFPICMGFAKPRIDEPHIRWLVIVWSSERVQRKVLEVNTMKEALNIHSLKNT; encoded by the coding sequence atggAGCAACTGGATTTCGGAAGAGAGTTTCGAGAAGCGAGCTTCGGAGACGGCAACGCGAATAACCAACGAAATCGCTCCACCATCTATCGAATATTAAAAGTCATAGTCCACGTATtttatgaattaaaaaaatggaTCTCCTTTATGATAGAATGGTTCGAGATTATTGCCAATGTCCCGCTTAACTACTTGAAGGAAAAAAAGATCATCGTTCACCCAGACACTCTGGCCGAGTTCAATCAGTCCCGTGGTTGGAAAACAGCTGTCTACAAGGGCGTGGAGTTCCATCCCAACTGCCCCTACGAGCTGATGGCCTTGCTGACCTATCACGATATCGTGGTGCTCCATGACGAGCGGAGCATCGCACCTACAAAGTTCAGTGCCTACGAGCAAAAGAACGCAACTTGCATGGCATTTCGACCTTGGTCGCATGGCTATGAATTGGCTGTGGGATGTGCGGCCGGAATTTTCCTCTGGACCAGTAATGTAAGATCTTGCCCGGACTTTGAAATCCGCGACAAACAAACCCGCACTCGCATGCAACTGCTGAAGGACGATGGACACGTCTATGTAACGTCGCTGCAGTGGAACGAAGATGGCACAACTCTTGTCAGTTCTTCCCTGGGTACGAATCACATTATTATGTGGGATCCGGACAGCCGCCAGAAACTGCGTTTGATTCCGCATCCTGGCAATGGATGCTCCTTCTTCCTACTGAAGTACACTCCGAACTTTCGCGCCCTGCTCTGTGGCCAATGCGACGTGGGAGCTAGCCTCTGTGTAGTGGGCGGCCGCTCCAACTGGCGACGGTTTCAGGTCCTGACGGAACACAAGATTCAGACAGCGGGTTGGACCTGCTGCAGCACCTACATCCTATTTGTCGATAAGGGCAGCACCATCTTATACTCCTGCAAAGCGGACGAGGAAATGGAAGTTTTTCTACAACCGGAACCGAGTTGGACTCTCGAAAAGGTCACCGATCTCAAGGAGATTACCACGATTTATGGCGAGAAACGAGAAGGTGGAGAACCACACACCATTGTCATGGATCCTTTCGGCATTTACATAGCCATCATCTTCAAGGACCAGCCTTTTGTGTTGCTGGCTCTTCTGATTTCCCCTCGAGGCTCTCGCTTGATATTCCGTCCCCTGGAATATATTTGTTATGAAGTTGAAGAAGCTGATAAGTCTGATAACGACATCTTTCCGATATGCATGGGTTTTGCGAAACCTCGAATAGATGAACCGCACATCCGTTGGTTGGTGATTGTTTGGAGCTCGGAACGCGTTCAGCGGAAGGTTTTGGAAGTAAATACTATGAAAGAAGCCCTCAATATTCACAGccttaaaaatacttaa
- the LOC6498552 gene encoding UDP-glucosyltransferase 2 encodes MFRRNEMFIQFSFNCRLVTMTINPCQLLILILAFTGSMNGIQSANILGLFTSLSPSHLIIQMSTAKILAERGHNVTVVTVLKPLVTHKDINLIQVPLSTEDAQRHSEIIGSMSKNDNSNIIVSLFGMLKRTGFMFRKMVVALKDPRVRDLYLNNGNKFDLVVGGYFMNEYQLGFARKVKAPIVLVALMPPNQMIGSLIGNPLEGSFLSADKDAGKKDQGTSFRQRLTNYFYSQFFKLFNYLSERRNIDFYNELFAEDPSMPPFHDMVKNVSLIFFASHGPSEGPIRALVPAAIEIGGIHIKDKPDPLPKDLSSFLGNATDGAILLSLGSNVKSSHVKPETVKKMFNVLSKLKQRVIWKWEDLEKTPGKSDNILYSKWLPQDDVLAHPNTKLFINHAGKGGITEAAYHGKPMLALPIFGDQPGNAISMVQKGFGLTQSLLTLEEQPFLEAIQDILTNPQYTEKVSSYSSLYRDRPITARKSLIYWTEYVIRHHGAAHLQSPLVHMNSIAANNLDVYVLIFVSLAAVILLLKIVFKFIIKTIASKSKKGKKQKKH; translated from the exons ATGTTTCGGAGGAATGAAATGTTTATTCAGTTTAGTTTCAACTGCCGACTCGTCACCATGACTATTAATCCGTGTCAGCTCTTGATTTTGATTCTGGCCTTTACGGGGTCTATGAATGGCATTCAAAGTGCCAATATACTGGGCCTCTTTACGAGCCTAAGTCCTTCGCATTTGATTATACAAATGTCAACGGCCAAGATCCTGGCCGAAAGGGGACACAATGTGACTGTGGTTACGGTCCTTAAGCCGTTGGTCACACACAAGGACATTAATCTAATCCAGGTGCCACTGAGTACCGAGGATGCCCAGCGGCACAGTGAAATAATTGGATCAATGTCCAAGAACGACAATAGCAATATTATAGTATCCTTGTTCGGGATGTTAAAACGCACGGGCTTTATGTTCAGGAAAATGGTGGTCGCTTTAAAGGATCCACGTGTCCGCGATTTGTATCTTAACAATGGCAATAAGTTTGACCTCGTCGTTGGCGGCTACTTCATGAATGAATACCAACTGGGATTCGCCAGAAAAGTGAAAGCTCCCATTGTACTCGTTGCCCTGATGCCGCCAAATCAGATGATAGGTTCTCTGATAGGTAATCCGTTGGAAGGATCGTTTTTATCTGCCGACAAGGACGCTGGGAAAAAGGATCAGGGCACATCATTCCGGCAACGACTGACCAACTACTTCTACAGTCAATTCTTTAAGCTTTTCAATTACCTTTCCGAAAGGCGGAATATAGACTTTTACAA CGAACTCTTTGCCGAGGATCCTTCTATGCCCCCATTCCACGACATGGTCAAGAATGTTTCTCTGATTTTCTTTGCTTCCCATGGACCGAGTGAAGGACCTATCCGAGCTCTGGTTCCGGCGGCCATCGAAATTGGTGGTATTCACATCAAGGATAAACCAGATCCTCTTCCAAAGGACTTATCAAGCTTCCTGGGCAACGCGACGGATGGAGCCATCCTCCTGAGTCTTGGCTCCAATGTTAAAAGCAGCCATGTCAAGCCCGAGACTGTCAAGAAAATGTTTAATGTCCTTTCAAAGCTAAAGCAAAGGGTCATATGGAAGTGGGAGGACCTGGAGAAGACACCAGGCAAGTCGGACAACATTCTATACTCCAAGTGGCTGCCACAGGACGATGTCCTGGCTCATCCAAACACCAAACTGTTTATAAATCACGCCGGCAAGGGCGGCATTACCGAGGCGGCGTATCACGGGAAACCCATGTTGGCGCTACCTATTTTCGGTGACCAGCCGGGTAATGCCATCTCCATGGTCCAAAAAGGTTTCGGTCTTACCCAGAGCCTCCTCACCCTGGAGGAGCAGCCCTTCCTCGAGGCTATTCAGGATATATTGACGAATCCCCAGTACACCGAAAAGGTATCGTCTTACTCCTCCCTCTACCGTGATCGGCCAATAACTGCTCGGAAATCTCTAATTTACTGGACGGAGTATGTGATTCGCCATCACGGAGCTGCCCACCTGCAGAGTCCGTTGGTGCACATGAACTCTATAGCCGCCAACAACTTGGACGTTTATGTCCTGATTTTTGTCAGTTTAGCTGCTGTTATACTTCtactaaaaatagtttttaaatttattatcaaAACTATTGcctcaaaatcaaaaaaaggcaaaaagcagaaaaaacACTAG
- the LOC26515478 gene encoding accessory gland protein Acp29AB, producing MYKLALVFLFTIHLITLSAEECELESDDSLWEDPNVACSSFCFKALKPMLRYVADNHKKWNDNEGELQAKIEAMDTKLSSFLSSQKKHEEKIDNLENLLKKAIIKSEENIKKEEPLTEVKSNTINETTSQRIGSKNSYFEEKIRLTWQEASKSCHSKGSTLLTLETKEELQHIFPKIKSMEYWIGLNKNEQNILCASLTKYGRLPIRLSSICAEKHFFICQDTIT from the coding sequence ATGTACAAGCTGGCACTCGTTTTTCTGTTCACAATACATTTAATTACACTTTCTGCGGAGGAATGCGAATTGGAAAGTGACGATAGTCTATGGGAGGATCCGAATGTTGCCTGCAGCTCCTTCTGCTTCAAGGCCTTAAAGCCTATGCTTCGATATGTGGCAGACAATCATAAGAAGTGGAACGACAATGAGGGCGAACTTCAGGCCAAAATAGAGGCGATGGATACCAAACTATCGTCTTTTCTGAGTTCTCAAAAAAAGCATgaagaaaaaattgataatttggAAAACCTACTCAAAAAAGCTATAATAAAAAGTGAAGAAAATATCAAAAAGGAAGAACCATTAACAGAAGTAAAGAGTAACACGATTAACGAAACAACTTCCCAGAGGATCGGAtcaaaaaattcatatttCGAGGAAAAAATTAGACTGACTTGGCAGGAAGCATCAAAATCCTGCCATTCGAAGGGTAGTACTCTGCTAACTCTCGAAACCAAGGAGGAACTGCAACATATATTTCCGAAAATAAAGTCAATGGAGTACTGGATCGGATTGAATAAAAACGAACAAAATATCCTTTGCGCTAGCCTAACAAAATATGGACGTCTTCCCATTCGATTGAGTTCAATCTGCGCagaaaaacacttttttatttgtcaAGATACCATTACATAA